From one Enterobacter kobei genomic stretch:
- the rhaA gene encoding L-rhamnose isomerase: MTTQLEQAWELAKQRFAAVGIDVEAALSQLDRLPVSMHCWQGDDVAGFENPQGGLTGGIQATGNYPGKARNAAELRADLEQALSLIPGPKRLNLHAIYLESDEPVARNAIKPEHFENWVKWAKANQLGLDFNPSCFSHPLSADGFTLSHANDEIRQFWIDHVKACRRVSAYFGEQLGTPSVMNIWIPDGMKDVTVDRLAPRQRLIAALDEALSEKLSLAHHIDAVESKLFGIGAESYTVGSNEFYMGYATSRQTALCLDAGHFHPTEVISDKISAAMLYVPRLLLHVSRPVRWDSDHVVLLDDETQAIASEIVRHNLFDRVHIGLDFFDASINRIAAWVIGTRNMKKALLRALLEPTAELRRLEASGDYTARLALLEEQKSLPWQAVWEMYCQRNDTPIGSQWLDSVRAYEKTVLAERQ, encoded by the coding sequence ATGACCACTCAACTTGAACAAGCCTGGGAACTGGCAAAACAGCGCTTCGCCGCGGTGGGCATTGATGTCGAGGCGGCGCTGAGCCAGCTCGATCGCCTGCCGGTGTCCATGCACTGCTGGCAGGGCGATGACGTCGCCGGGTTTGAAAACCCACAGGGCGGTCTGACGGGCGGCATTCAGGCGACCGGTAACTATCCGGGCAAGGCGCGCAATGCGGCAGAGTTACGCGCCGATCTGGAGCAGGCGCTGAGTTTGATCCCCGGCCCTAAACGCCTGAACCTACACGCTATCTATCTGGAATCCGACGAGCCGGTGGCGCGCAATGCCATCAAGCCTGAACACTTCGAAAACTGGGTGAAATGGGCAAAAGCGAATCAGCTGGGGCTGGATTTCAACCCGTCATGTTTCTCGCATCCGCTGTCAGCCGATGGTTTTACGCTGTCCCACGCTAACGATGAGATCCGCCAGTTCTGGATCGACCACGTGAAAGCCTGCCGTCGCGTGTCGGCGTATTTCGGCGAGCAACTGGGCACGCCGTCGGTGATGAACATCTGGATCCCGGACGGCATGAAAGATGTCACCGTTGACCGCCTCGCGCCGCGTCAACGCTTGATCGCCGCGCTGGACGAGGCGCTGAGCGAAAAGCTGAGCCTGGCGCATCACATTGATGCGGTGGAGAGCAAGCTGTTCGGCATCGGTGCCGAGAGCTATACCGTCGGCTCTAACGAGTTTTACATGGGTTACGCCACCAGCCGCCAGACCGCGCTGTGCCTGGACGCCGGACACTTCCACCCGACCGAAGTCATCTCCGACAAAATCTCCGCCGCCATGCTCTACGTGCCGCGCCTGCTGCTGCACGTCAGCCGCCCGGTGCGCTGGGACAGCGATCACGTGGTGCTGCTGGATGACGAAACCCAGGCCATCGCCAGTGAAATCGTCCGCCATAACCTGTTTGACCGCGTACACATTGGCCTCGACTTCTTTGATGCCTCCATCAACCGCATCGCCGCCTGGGTGATCGGCACCCGCAACATGAAAAAAGCTCTGCTGCGCGCCCTGCTGGAGCCAACCGCCGAGCTGCGCCGTCTGGAAGCGAGCGGCGATTACACCGCGCGCCTGGCGCTGCTGGAAGAGCAGAAATCGCTGCCGTGGCAGGCGGTGTGGGAGATGTATTGTCAGCGCAACGACACGCCGATCGGCAGCCAGTGGCTCGACAGCGTGCGGGCCTATGAGAAAACCGTTTTAGCGGAACGCCAGTAA
- the rhaS gene encoding rhamnose ABC transporter substrate-binding protein, translating to MKIKASLILTVAALALSGSALAEVKIALVAKSLGNGFFEAANVGAQEAAKELGDVKVIYTGPTTTTAEAQIEVLNGLIAQGVDAIAISANDPDAVVPVLKKAMQRGIKVVSWDSGVAKAGRQIHLNPSNNALIGETNVKLAAEALKALNVEKGDVAILSATPTSANQNTWIAEMKKVLPKYPSVNLVTTAYGDDLSDKSYREAVGLLKTYPDLKVIVSPSSVGIVAAAQAVKDQGKIGKVYVTGLGLPSEMAGAVKSGATKSFAIWNPIDLGYAATYLADDLVKGSATKTEASMGKLGKVKLDADGSGAMAEPFVYDASNIDKFSKIF from the coding sequence ATGAAAATTAAAGCAAGCTTAATCCTCACCGTTGCTGCACTAGCGTTGTCCGGTTCCGCATTAGCAGAAGTCAAAATCGCCCTGGTAGCAAAATCACTGGGCAATGGTTTTTTCGAAGCAGCAAACGTCGGCGCGCAGGAAGCCGCCAAAGAGTTAGGCGATGTAAAAGTCATTTATACCGGCCCGACCACCACCACCGCCGAAGCGCAGATCGAAGTGCTGAACGGCTTGATCGCCCAGGGGGTGGATGCGATCGCCATCTCCGCCAACGATCCTGACGCCGTCGTGCCGGTACTGAAAAAAGCGATGCAGCGCGGTATCAAAGTCGTCTCCTGGGATTCCGGCGTGGCGAAAGCCGGTCGCCAGATCCACCTGAACCCGTCCAACAATGCGCTGATTGGCGAAACCAACGTCAAGCTCGCCGCCGAAGCGCTGAAAGCGCTGAACGTCGAGAAAGGCGATGTGGCGATCTTAAGCGCTACGCCGACCTCCGCGAACCAGAACACCTGGATTGCGGAAATGAAAAAGGTGCTGCCGAAATATCCGTCCGTCAATCTGGTGACCACCGCCTATGGCGACGATCTGTCTGACAAGAGCTACCGCGAGGCGGTCGGCCTGCTGAAAACGTACCCGGATCTGAAAGTGATCGTTTCGCCCTCCTCGGTTGGCATCGTGGCGGCAGCGCAGGCGGTGAAGGATCAGGGCAAAATCGGCAAAGTGTACGTGACCGGGCTGGGCCTGCCGTCTGAAATGGCGGGCGCGGTGAAATCCGGCGCGACGAAAAGTTTCGCCATCTGGAACCCCATTGACCTGGGCTATGCCGCCACTTACCTGGCGGATGATTTAGTGAAAGGCAGCGCCACCAAAACCGAGGCCAGCATGGGCAAACTCGGCAAGGTGAAACTGGATGCGGACGGCAGCGGCGCGATGGCCGAGCCGTTCGTCTACGATGCCAGCAATATTGATAAGTTCTCCAAAATTTTCTGA
- the yiiM gene encoding 6-hydroxyaminopurine reductase: MQYPMEVFSGKVRDYPGSRPSAIAKVQVDGELTLTERGLKDDQQAEKKIHGGPDRALCHYPREHYAQWARDFPDQAALFVAPAFGENLSTVGLTEKNVYIGDIFRWGEALIQVTQPRSPCFKLNFHFGIPNMATLMQDRGHTGWLYRIVAGGKVFSDAPLELVSRCSDVSVHEAGVIAWHTPFDDEQYHRLLSAAGLSVSWARTMQKRRISGRIEDSSRRLRG, translated from the coding sequence ATGCAATATCCGATGGAGGTGTTTTCCGGCAAGGTGCGCGATTACCCGGGCAGCCGTCCGAGCGCCATTGCGAAAGTGCAGGTGGATGGCGAACTGACGCTGACAGAGCGTGGCCTGAAGGATGACCAGCAGGCGGAGAAAAAGATCCACGGCGGCCCTGACCGGGCGTTATGCCACTATCCCCGTGAGCATTACGCCCAGTGGGCGCGGGATTTCCCGGACCAGGCGGCACTGTTTGTCGCGCCGGCGTTTGGCGAGAATCTCTCGACCGTCGGGCTGACGGAGAAGAACGTGTATATCGGCGACATCTTCCGCTGGGGCGAGGCGCTGATCCAGGTGACGCAGCCGCGCTCGCCGTGCTTCAAGCTTAACTTCCACTTCGGCATTCCCAATATGGCAACGCTGATGCAGGATCGCGGTCACACCGGCTGGCTGTATCGCATCGTAGCGGGCGGGAAGGTGTTCAGCGATGCGCCGCTTGAGCTGGTATCCCGATGCAGTGATGTTAGCGTCCACGAAGCTGGCGTGATCGCCTGGCATACACCGTTTGACGATGAGCAGTATCATCGCCTGCTGTCAGCGGCAGGATTATCGGTAAGCTGGGCAAGAACGATGCAGAAACGGCGTATTAGCGGCAGGATCGAAGACAGTTCGCGGCGTTTGCGCGGGTAG
- the rhaD gene encoding rhamnulose-1-phosphate aldolase — MQNITNAWFVQGMIKATTDAWLKGWDERNGGNLTLRLDEADIASFTADFHKTPRYIALSQPMPLLANTPFIVTGSGKFFRNVQLDPTANLGIVKVDSDGAGYHILWGLTNDAVPTSELPAHFLSHCERIKATQGRDRVIMHCHATNLIALTYVLENDSDFITRKLWEGSTECLVVFPDGVGILPWMVPGTDEIGQATAAEMTKHSLVLWPFHGVFGSGPTLDEAFGLIDTAEKSAEVLVKVYSMGGMKQTITQEELIALGKRFGVTPVQSALDLYK; from the coding sequence ATGCAGAACATCACCAACGCCTGGTTTGTCCAGGGGATGATCAAAGCCACCACTGACGCCTGGCTGAAAGGCTGGGACGAGCGTAACGGCGGCAACCTGACGCTGCGCCTGGATGAGGCGGACATCGCCTCCTTTACCGCTGATTTCCATAAAACGCCGCGCTATATCGCCCTCAGCCAGCCGATGCCGTTGCTGGCTAACACACCCTTTATCGTCACCGGCTCCGGTAAATTCTTCCGTAACGTGCAGCTCGATCCCACCGCTAACCTCGGTATCGTTAAAGTGGACAGCGACGGCGCGGGCTATCACATTCTCTGGGGCCTGACCAACGATGCGGTGCCAACCTCCGAGTTGCCCGCGCACTTCCTGTCGCACTGTGAGCGCATCAAAGCGACCCAGGGTCGCGATCGCGTGATCATGCATTGCCACGCCACGAATCTTATCGCCCTGACCTATGTGCTGGAAAACGACTCCGATTTCATTACCCGCAAACTGTGGGAAGGCAGCACCGAATGTCTAGTGGTGTTCCCGGACGGCGTCGGCATTCTGCCGTGGATGGTGCCGGGCACCGACGAAATCGGCCAGGCCACCGCCGCGGAAATGACGAAACATTCGCTGGTGCTGTGGCCGTTCCACGGCGTCTTTGGTAGTGGCCCGACGCTGGATGAAGCCTTTGGCCTGATTGACACCGCCGAAAAATCCGCTGAAGTGCTGGTGAAGGTGTATTCAATGGGCGGCATGAAACAGACCATCACCCAGGAGGAGTTAATCGCCCTCGGCAAACGCTTTGGCGTAACGCCGGTGCAGTCCGCTTTAGATTTGTACAAATAA
- the rhaB gene encoding rhamnulokinase, whose amino-acid sequence MTFRHCVAVDLGASSGRVMLARFDVEPRTLTLREIHRFSNCLQKVDGVECWDIDSLEAEIRCGLDKVCQQGIAIDSIGIDTWGVDYVLIDAQGERVGQPVSYRDSRTDGVMAQAVTQLGKADIYRRSGIQFLPFNTLYQFKALRDQQPDLTARVAHALLIPDYFSFRLTGKLNWEYTNATTTQLVNIHTDSWDDTLLDWAGVPAAWLGTPTHPGNVIGHWAGVPVVAVASHDTASAVIAAPLAGKDAAYLSSGTWSLMGFESKTPYTSDEALAANITNEGGAEGRYRVLKNIMGLWLLQRVLKEQNVSDLPDLIARTAALPACRFVINPNDDRFINPENMSRELQAACRETGQPVPHTTAELARCIFDSLALLYADVLRELAQLRGKPFSQLHIVGGGCQNQLLNQLCADACGITVVAGPVEASTLGNIGVQLMTLDELSSVDAFREVVTSSYILTTYAPHPDNEIARYVAQFQQKRPTKELCA is encoded by the coding sequence ATGACTTTTCGCCATTGCGTCGCTGTCGATTTAGGCGCATCAAGCGGCCGCGTAATGCTCGCCCGCTTCGACGTTGAGCCACGCACCCTTACGCTTCGCGAAATCCATCGCTTCAGTAACTGCCTGCAAAAAGTTGACGGCGTCGAGTGCTGGGACATCGACAGCCTGGAAGCGGAAATCCGCTGCGGGCTGGATAAAGTCTGTCAGCAGGGCATCGCCATCGACAGCATCGGCATTGATACCTGGGGCGTGGATTACGTACTGATTGATGCGCAGGGCGAGCGCGTCGGCCAGCCGGTTTCCTATCGCGACAGCCGTACCGATGGCGTGATGGCGCAGGCGGTAACGCAACTGGGAAAAGCCGATATTTATCGCCGCAGCGGCATTCAGTTTTTACCCTTCAACACGCTGTACCAGTTTAAAGCGCTACGCGATCAGCAGCCGGATCTGACGGCGCGCGTCGCCCATGCCCTGCTGATCCCCGACTATTTCAGCTTCCGGCTGACCGGCAAGCTCAACTGGGAATACACCAACGCCACCACCACGCAGCTGGTGAACATTCACACCGACAGCTGGGACGACACGCTGCTCGACTGGGCGGGCGTACCCGCCGCCTGGCTCGGCACGCCAACGCATCCGGGTAATGTGATCGGCCACTGGGCTGGCGTACCGGTGGTCGCCGTCGCCAGCCATGACACCGCCAGCGCGGTGATCGCCGCGCCGCTGGCCGGAAAAGACGCGGCTTATTTATCCTCCGGCACCTGGTCGCTGATGGGCTTTGAAAGCAAAACGCCTTACACCAGCGATGAGGCGCTGGCCGCCAACATCACCAACGAAGGCGGCGCGGAAGGCCGTTATCGCGTGCTGAAAAACATCATGGGCCTGTGGCTGCTGCAACGGGTACTGAAAGAGCAGAACGTCAGCGATTTGCCGGATCTGATCGCCCGCACCGCGGCGCTGCCCGCCTGCCGTTTCGTGATCAACCCGAACGACGATCGCTTTATTAACCCGGAAAACATGAGCCGCGAATTGCAGGCGGCCTGCCGGGAAACCGGCCAGCCCGTACCGCACACCACCGCCGAACTGGCGCGCTGCATTTTTGACAGCCTGGCGCTGCTGTATGCCGATGTACTGCGTGAACTGGCGCAGCTTCGCGGCAAGCCGTTCAGCCAGCTGCATATCGTCGGCGGCGGCTGCCAGAACCAGTTGCTCAACCAGCTTTGCGCCGATGCCTGCGGCATCACCGTGGTGGCCGGCCCCGTTGAAGCCTCCACGCTCGGCAACATCGGCGTGCAGTTAATGACGCTGGACGAACTGAGCAGCGTCGACGCTTTCCGTGAGGTGGTGACATCCAGTTACATCCTCACCACTTACGCCCCTCATCCTGATAATGAAATTGCTCGCTATGTTGCGCAGTTTCAGCAAAAACGACCAACAAAGGAGCTTTGCGCATGA
- the rhaR gene encoding HTH-type transcriptional activator RhaR, translated as MAGQLILRKADFFARTGQAVAVADRYPQNVFAEHSHEFNELVLVWRGNGLHILNDRPYRITRGDLFYIRAEDRHSYASVNDLVLQNIIYCPERLTLALDWAAHIPGLQGGTSSPHWRLGSTGMTQARQVITQLEQESARTDELADPLAEALFAQLILTLKRHRYATDNLSATASEALLDRLITALAGSLNRAFALEAFCEKNQCSERALRQQFRTQTGMTINNYLRQLRICHAQYLLQHTELLIGEIAMCCGFEDSNYFSVVFTRETGATPSQWRQRLAQKLTVS; from the coding sequence GTGGCAGGCCAGTTAATTCTTCGCAAAGCCGATTTTTTTGCCCGTACCGGACAGGCGGTGGCGGTGGCGGATCGCTACCCGCAAAACGTCTTTGCGGAACACTCCCACGAGTTTAATGAACTGGTGCTGGTGTGGCGCGGCAACGGGCTGCACATTCTGAACGACCGGCCTTATCGCATCACCCGCGGCGATCTGTTCTATATTCGCGCCGAAGACCGCCACTCTTATGCCTCGGTCAATGATCTTGTGCTGCAAAATATCATCTACTGCCCGGAACGCCTGACGCTGGCGCTCGACTGGGCCGCGCATATTCCGGGATTGCAGGGCGGTACGTCGTCGCCCCACTGGCGGCTCGGCAGCACCGGCATGACGCAGGCGCGGCAGGTGATCACGCAACTGGAGCAGGAGAGCGCCAGAACCGATGAACTGGCGGATCCGCTGGCGGAGGCGCTGTTCGCGCAGCTGATCCTGACGCTCAAACGGCATCGCTACGCCACGGATAATCTGTCGGCCACGGCCAGTGAGGCGCTGCTGGACAGGCTCATCACGGCGCTGGCAGGCAGTCTCAACCGGGCCTTTGCGCTGGAGGCGTTCTGCGAGAAAAACCAGTGCAGCGAACGCGCGCTTCGCCAGCAGTTCCGTACCCAGACCGGCATGACCATCAACAACTATCTGCGCCAGCTGCGCATCTGCCACGCCCAGTATTTGCTGCAACACACGGAGTTGCTGATCGGTGAAATTGCCATGTGCTGCGGCTTCGAAGACAGCAACTATTTCTCCGTCGTTTTCACCCGCGAAACGGGCGCGACGCCGAGCCAGTGGCGTCAGCGCTTAGCGCAGAAATTGACAGTGTCATAA
- a CDS encoding dihydrodipicolinate synthase family protein, which produces MSSAERFTGVWCPAITPMDTDGKIDLNGLRQHLARLTDAKLDVILLMGSIGEFASFTLEERLLLIREARAMSSLPMVVNVSSTCVSDILRMAQASFAAGYEAVMILPPYYYGQTSAQLLSYYRALGQQLTGKWFAYNFPARTGCDLTPELIATLAAEFPDFAGIKDTVDCQSHTRTMILATRAVRDDFAVLSGYDEYFIPNKLAGGAGVISGLNNIVPELFVRAREAFAHGDLQKLQQIQQEIGRLSAIYAIGDDFVTTIKTVVSRKFGYCGTTSRNAGGTLSDAQMRAIDEVFGL; this is translated from the coding sequence ATGTCCAGTGCTGAGCGCTTCACGGGCGTCTGGTGCCCTGCCATTACGCCGATGGATACCGACGGCAAGATAGATCTCAACGGGCTACGCCAGCACCTCGCCCGCCTGACCGACGCCAAACTCGATGTCATTCTACTGATGGGCAGCATCGGCGAATTTGCTTCTTTTACGCTGGAAGAGCGGCTGTTACTGATCCGCGAAGCGCGGGCCATGTCGTCGTTGCCGATGGTGGTGAATGTCTCATCCACCTGCGTGAGCGACATACTGCGCATGGCGCAGGCGTCATTTGCGGCGGGTTACGAGGCGGTGATGATCCTGCCCCCTTACTACTACGGGCAGACATCTGCGCAACTGCTCAGCTACTACCGCGCACTCGGGCAGCAGCTGACGGGCAAATGGTTCGCCTATAACTTTCCGGCGCGAACCGGCTGCGATCTGACGCCGGAACTCATCGCCACGCTGGCGGCGGAATTCCCGGACTTCGCGGGCATTAAAGACACGGTGGATTGCCAGTCGCACACCCGCACGATGATCCTTGCCACCCGGGCGGTAAGGGATGATTTCGCCGTGCTCTCCGGCTATGACGAGTATTTTATACCCAACAAGCTGGCGGGCGGTGCCGGGGTGATTTCCGGGCTGAATAACATTGTGCCGGAGCTGTTCGTCCGTGCCCGTGAAGCCTTCGCTCACGGCGATCTGCAAAAGTTACAGCAGATTCAGCAGGAAATAGGCCGACTGTCGGCGATCTACGCCATCGGCGATGACTTCGTCACCACCATCAAAACCGTGGTGTCCCGCAAGTTTGGTTACTGCGGGACGACATCCCGTAACGCGGGCGGCACGCTGAGCGACGCGCAGATGCGGGCGATTGACGAGGTTTTCGGTCTGTAG
- the sodA gene encoding superoxide dismutase [Mn], with translation MSYTLPSLPYAYDALEPHFDKQTMEIHHTKHHQTYVNNANAALESLPEFANLPVEELITKLDQLPADKKTVLRNNAGGHANHSLFWKGLKIGTTLQGDLKAAIERDFGSVEKFKEEFEKAAATRFGSGWAWLVLKGDKLAVVSTANQDSPLMGEAISGVSGFPIIGLDVWEHAYYLKYQNKRPDYIKAFWEVVNWDEAAARFAAKK, from the coding sequence ATGAGTTATACACTGCCATCCCTGCCATACGCATACGACGCTTTAGAACCGCATTTCGATAAGCAGACGATGGAAATCCATCACACCAAACACCACCAGACCTATGTAAACAACGCTAACGCAGCGCTGGAAAGTCTGCCTGAATTCGCTAACCTGCCGGTTGAAGAGCTGATCACCAAACTGGATCAGCTGCCGGCAGACAAAAAAACCGTACTGCGTAACAACGCGGGCGGTCACGCTAACCACAGCCTGTTCTGGAAAGGCCTGAAAATCGGTACCACCCTGCAGGGCGACCTGAAAGCGGCTATCGAACGCGATTTCGGCTCTGTTGAGAAATTCAAAGAAGAGTTCGAGAAAGCAGCTGCCACCCGTTTCGGCTCCGGCTGGGCGTGGCTGGTACTGAAAGGCGACAAACTGGCCGTAGTATCTACTGCCAACCAGGACAGCCCGCTGATGGGTGAAGCGATCTCTGGCGTATCCGGCTTCCCGATCATCGGTCTGGACGTGTGGGAACACGCTTACTACCTGAAATACCAGAACAAACGCCCGGATTACATCAAGGCGTTCTGGGAAGTGGTTAACTGGGACGAAGCAGCGGCACGTTTCGCAGCTAAAAAATAA
- the rhaS gene encoding HTH-type transcriptional activator RhaS — protein sequence MTVLHSVDFFPSGYTPVAIEPRLPQAAFPEHHHDFHEIVIVEHGTGIHVFNGQPYTISGGTVCFVRDHDRHLYEHTDNLCLTNVLYRSPDAFQFLSGLNQLLPQEQDGHYPSHWRVNQGVLQQIRQIVGQMETAEVVSDTASRANREILFMQLLVLLRRSSQMEGAANNDARLNQLMSWLEDHFAEEVCWESLADQFSLSLRTLHRQLKQYTGMTPQRYLNRLRLIKARHLLRHSDHSVTDIAFRCGFGDSNHFATLFRREFDWSPREIRQGRDTLLQ from the coding sequence ATGACCGTATTACACAGCGTGGACTTTTTTCCATCAGGTTATACGCCTGTTGCTATTGAACCCCGGCTGCCCCAGGCGGCGTTTCCGGAACATCATCATGATTTTCATGAGATTGTGATCGTCGAACACGGCACCGGCATTCATGTCTTCAATGGTCAGCCCTATACCATCAGCGGCGGCACGGTGTGCTTTGTACGCGATCATGACCGGCATCTTTATGAGCACACTGATAATCTGTGCCTGACCAATGTGCTGTACCGTTCGCCGGACGCGTTCCAGTTCCTGTCCGGCTTAAACCAGTTGCTGCCGCAGGAGCAGGACGGTCACTATCCGTCACACTGGCGCGTGAATCAGGGCGTGCTGCAACAGATAAGGCAAATTGTCGGGCAGATGGAAACGGCGGAAGTGGTGAGCGACACGGCCTCGCGGGCAAACCGTGAAATCCTCTTTATGCAACTGCTGGTCTTGCTGCGCCGCAGTAGTCAGATGGAAGGGGCGGCGAATAACGACGCGCGCCTGAATCAACTGATGTCATGGCTGGAAGATCACTTTGCGGAAGAGGTGTGCTGGGAGTCGCTGGCGGATCAGTTCTCGCTGTCGCTGCGTACCCTGCACCGCCAGCTCAAGCAGTACACCGGCATGACGCCACAGCGCTATCTGAATCGCCTGCGGCTGATCAAAGCGCGTCATTTGCTGCGCCACAGCGACCATAGTGTTACTGACATCGCTTTTCGCTGTGGTTTCGGCGACAGTAATCACTTTGCGACGCTTTTCCGCCGCGAATTTGACTGGTCGCCGCGCGAGATCCGCCAGGGCCGCGATACGCTGTTGCAGTAG
- a CDS encoding sugar ABC transporter ATP-binding protein — MTASTPLLSLKGITKVFPGVRALENVQLDLWPGKVTALIGENGAGKSTLVKVMTGIYQPEEGEILYKAIPINLPGPEAAHKVGITAIHQETVLFDELSVTENIFVGQYLHKGFLKKLDWPAMHQKAQAILTRLEVQIDPRATLKTLSIAQRHMVAIARALSFDAQVVILDEPTAALSQHEILEFYQIVERLKQEGKAIMFISHKFDEIFELADHYTILRDGVYVGSGAMSDITEERMVAMMVGRAITQTYPKVACEPGDTVLEVNDLCHPTEFAHINFSLRKGEILGFYGLVGAGRTELMQALSGVSRPSSGEIVLNGKVMQFHQPADAINAGIVCVPEERQKQGAIIELPIAQNISLPQLGKLNPNGVLNDAREWALADDYARRLQVKAFSWKQPVETLSGGNQQKVVIGKWLATHPDVIILDEPTKGIDIGSKAAVHQFMSELVGQGLAVIMVSSELPEVMGMADRIIVMHEGLMVAEYRAGEATAETIVSAASGAGQEAA, encoded by the coding sequence ATGACGGCATCCACCCCTCTGCTGTCGCTCAAGGGCATCACCAAGGTTTTCCCTGGTGTGCGCGCCCTTGAGAACGTGCAGCTTGATCTCTGGCCCGGCAAAGTCACCGCCCTGATCGGTGAAAACGGCGCGGGCAAGTCAACGCTGGTCAAAGTAATGACCGGCATTTATCAGCCTGAAGAAGGCGAGATCCTCTATAAAGCCATTCCGATTAACCTGCCGGGGCCGGAAGCGGCACACAAAGTCGGCATTACCGCGATCCATCAGGAAACCGTGCTGTTCGATGAGCTGTCGGTGACGGAAAACATTTTTGTCGGTCAGTATCTGCATAAAGGCTTCCTGAAGAAGCTGGACTGGCCCGCCATGCACCAGAAAGCGCAGGCCATTCTGACCCGCCTGGAAGTGCAGATCGATCCGCGTGCGACGTTGAAAACCCTGAGTATTGCCCAGCGTCATATGGTCGCCATCGCCCGCGCGCTGTCTTTTGACGCGCAGGTGGTGATCCTTGATGAACCTACAGCCGCCCTGTCGCAGCACGAGATTCTGGAGTTTTATCAGATCGTTGAACGCCTGAAACAGGAAGGCAAAGCGATCATGTTTATCTCGCACAAGTTCGATGAAATCTTCGAGCTGGCGGATCACTACACCATTTTGCGTGACGGCGTGTACGTCGGCTCAGGCGCAATGAGCGATATCACCGAAGAGCGCATGGTGGCGATGATGGTAGGCCGCGCCATTACCCAGACTTACCCGAAAGTGGCCTGCGAGCCGGGCGACACGGTGCTGGAGGTCAACGATCTCTGCCATCCTACCGAATTCGCGCACATCAATTTTTCCCTGCGCAAAGGGGAAATTCTTGGCTTTTACGGGCTGGTGGGTGCCGGGCGAACCGAACTGATGCAGGCGCTCTCCGGCGTGTCGCGTCCGTCATCCGGCGAGATCGTGCTGAACGGCAAAGTGATGCAGTTCCACCAGCCTGCCGATGCCATCAACGCCGGTATCGTCTGCGTGCCGGAAGAGCGCCAGAAACAGGGGGCGATCATCGAACTGCCCATCGCCCAGAACATCAGCCTGCCGCAACTGGGCAAGCTCAATCCCAACGGTGTGCTGAACGACGCCAGGGAGTGGGCGCTGGCGGACGACTACGCTCGTCGCTTGCAGGTGAAAGCTTTTAGCTGGAAACAGCCGGTGGAAACCCTCTCCGGCGGCAACCAGCAGAAAGTGGTGATCGGCAAATGGCTCGCCACCCATCCGGACGTGATCATCCTTGATGAACCCACCAAAGGCATCGACATCGGCTCCAAAGCCGCCGTGCACCAGTTTATGTCCGAGCTGGTCGGGCAAGGCCTGGCGGTGATCATGGTGTCGTCAGAGTTGCCGGAAGTGATGGGCATGGCCGACCGCATTATCGTCATGCATGAAGGGCTGATGGTCGCGGAATACCGCGCCGGCGAAGCCACGGCAGAAACCATTGTCAGCGCCGCCAGCGGTGCAGGTCAGGAGGCGGCATAA